A window of the Henckelia pumila isolate YLH828 chromosome 3, ASM3356847v2, whole genome shotgun sequence genome harbors these coding sequences:
- the LOC140887702 gene encoding phosphoribosylamine--glycine ligase has protein sequence MAFKVSLSSSAARYGSLSGLDIQSHLFNQTPKFISPFSSNVRPTGGNFLKHYFGNSVKALWSSGLGFNAGAAADGGSRSSATPVFVNLASNNGAFSPSEERVVVLVIGGGGREHSLCYALKRSPSCDAVFCAPGNAGISNSGDATCIDDLDISSSSSVIAFCREWGVGLVVVGPEAPLVSGLANDLVKAGIPTFGPSSEAAALEGSKDFMKRLCDKYAIPTAKYQTFTDPSAAKEYIKKEGAPIVVKADGLAAGKGVIIAMTLEEAFEAVDSMLVKNVFGSAGYRVIIEEYLEGEEASFFAIVDGENAIPLESAQDHKRVGDGDTGPNTGGMGAYSPAPVLTKELESVVMKSIILPTVKGMAAEGCKFVGVLYAGLMIEKKTGLPKLIEYNVRFGDPECQVLMVRLESDLIQVLLAACRGKLSGLSLEWSPSSAMVVVMASEGYPGSYKKGTVIRNLEEAEQVASAVKVFHAGTALDSNGNFIATGGRVLGVTAKGVDLKEARDLVYQAVEQINWPEGFYRGDIGWRALPRKQYVTES, from the exons ATGGCTTTCAAAGTTTCACTCAGCTCGTCGGCGGCTAGATACGGCAGTCTTTCAGGCTTGGATATCCAGAGTCATCTATTTAATCAGACGCCAAAGTTTATCAGTCCCTTTAGTTCTAATGTCCGGCCGACTGGTGGGAATTTTTTGAAGCATTATTTTGGTAATTCTGTTAAAGCTCTGTGGAGTTCTGGCCTTGGCTTCAACGCTGGAGCCGCCGCAGACGGCGGTTCTCGTTCATCAGCTACGCCTGTGTTTGTTAATCTTGCTTCCAATAATGGGGCCTTCTCTCCTTCTG AGGAGAGAGTGGTTGTGTTGGTTATCGGAGGAGGAGGAAGGGAGCACTCACTTTGTTATGCTCTGAAACGTTCTCCGTCCTGCGATGCTGTGTTTTGTGCACCTGGGAATGCCGGAATATCTAATTCCGGCGATGCAACTTGTATAGATGACCTCGATATCTCTTCCAGCTCATCAGTGATTGCATTTTGCCGTGAATGGGGAGTTGGATTGGTTGTGGTGGGACCAGAGGCGCCACTTGTTTCTGGTCTTGCTAATGATCTTGTTAAAGCTGGTATTCCTACCTTCGGCCCCTCTTCGGAGGCTGCTGCCTTGGAAGGCTCAAAAGACTTCATGAAACGTTTGTGTGACAAATATGCAATTCCAACTGCTAAG TATCAAACTTTTACTGATCCATCGGCTGCAAAAGAATATATAAAAAAGGAAGGTGCCCCCATTGTTGTAAAAGCAGACGGCTTAGCAGCAGGAAAAGGAGTTATTATTGCAATGACATTAGAGGAAGCATTTGAAGCCGTCGACTCGATGCTTGTGAAAAATGTTTTCGGTTCTGCTGGTTATCGTGTCATTATTGAAGAGTATCTGGAAGGAGAAGAAGCGTCGTTCTTTGCCATAGTAGATGGAGAGAATGCCATACCTTTAGAATCTGCTCAGGATCATAAACGAGTTGGTGACGGGGACACCGGGCCTAATACTGGTGGAATGGGGGCATACTCTCCAGCCCCCGTCTTAACCAAAGAACTCGAATCTGTTGTTATGAAATCTATAATTCTTCCGACGGTGAAGGGAATGGCTGCAGAAGGCTGCAAATTTGTGGGTGTTCTATATGCAGGGCTTATGATCGAGAAGAAGACTGGATTACCGAAGCTGATCGAATATAATGTTAGGTTTGGAGATCCGGAGTGCCAG GTACTGATGGTTCGGTTAGAGTCCGATCTAATACAAGTTCTACTTGCAGCTTGCAGGGGAAAGCTAAGTGGCTTATCCCTCGAATGGTCTCCCAGCTCAGCCATGGTTGTGGTCATGGCAAGTGAAGGGTATCCTGGAAGCTACAAAAAGGGGACGGTAATCCGAAACCTTGAAGAAGCAGAACAAGTAGCCTCAGCAGTTAAGGTATTCCATGCTGGCACTGCCCTCGACTCCAATGGCAACTTCATCGCCACTGGTGGGCGTGTCCTTGGTGTCACTGCTAAAGGAGTAGATCTTAAAGAGGCACGGGACTTAGTGTACCAAGCTGTGGAGCAAATTAACTGGCCAGAAGGGTTCTACAGGGGAGATATTGGATGGCGAGCTCTTCCTAGAAAACAATATGTGACAGAAAGTTGA
- the LOC140889996 gene encoding isoleucine--tRNA ligase, cytoplasmic — protein MDDVCEGKDFSFPAQEEKILALWDEIKAFETQLERTKDFPEYVFYDGPPFATGLPHYGHILAGTIKDIVTRYQSMTGHHVTRRFGWDCHGLPVEHDIDQKLGIKSREDVIRMGIGNYNEECRGIVQRYVSEWEKTVVRMGRWIDFRNDYKTMDLNFMETVWWTFAQLYQKGLVYRGFKVMPYSTGCKTPLSNFEANSNYKEVPDPEIMVSFPIIDDSDGACFVAWTTTPWTLPSNLALCVNANLVYVKVRNKFNGKVYVVAESRLAELPFEKAKKGLPDGVVGVSENSNPKAKSAGAKTKNVDTYEMLDKCTGASLVGKKYIPLFDYFKDFSHVAFRVVADDYVTNDSGTGIVHCAPAFGEDDYRVCMQNDIISKGENLIVAVDDDGCFTERITDFSRRYVKDADKDIIQAVKSKDRLVKSGSFTHSYPFCWRSDTPLIYRAVPSWFVAVEKIKDQLLENNKQTYWVPDFVKEKRFHNWLENARDWAVSRSRFWGTPLPIWISDDSEEIVVMDSIEKLEKLSGAKVTDLHRHKIDHITIPSSRGPEFGVLRRVEDVFDCWFESGSMPYAYIHYPFENVELFEKNFPGHFVAEGLDQTRGWFYTLMVLSTAIFGKPAFKNLICNGLVLAEDGKKMSKRLKNYPAPSEVIDDYGADALRLYIINSPVVRAEPLRFKKDGVYGVVKDVFLPWYNAYRFLLQNAKRLEVEGLAPFAPIDQQILQQSSNVLDQWINSATHSLVHFVRQEMDAYRLYTVVPYLLKFLDTLTNIYVRFNRKRLKGRTGEEDCRTALSTLYHVLLTACKSMAPFTPFFTEVLYQNLRKVTNGSEESIHYCKFPEVEGKRGDRIEESVNRMMTIIDLARNIRERHNKPLKAPLREMVIVHPDTEFLDDITGKLREYVLEELNVKSLVPCNDTLKYASLCAEPDFSVLGKRLGKSMGIVAKEVKSMATENILALEKAGEVTIATHVLKLSDIKITRKFRYPDNVKEEEMDAAGDGDVLVVLDLRGDDSLFEAGVAREVVNRIQKLRKKIGLEPTDIVEVFYKSLDNDKTVLQEILKSQEQYIREVLGSSLLPSDLLPPGALILTEESFHGISNLSFTIILTRPTLVFNSDAISALYAGSTKFARGLQAYLLMRDYNNLRGEFQLGKGMINVNCIEGQPPVDVLVGEHVFLSFGDYISSTRRTQ, from the exons ATGGACGACGTTTGTGAAGGAAAAGACTTCTCCTTCCCCGCACAGGAGGAGAAAATACTTGCACTGTGGGATGAAATTAAGGCGTTCGAAACTCAGCTCGAGCGGACCAAGGATTTCCCCGAATACGTCTTCTACGACGGCCCGCCTTTCGCCACCGGTCTTCCGCACTACGGTCATATTTTGGCTGGCACGATCAAAGACATTGTGACACGTTATCAGTCTATGACTGGTCATCACGTGACCCGGCGATTCGGCTGGGATTGCCATGGTTTGCCTGTGGAGCATGATATCGATCAGAAGTTAGGGATTAAGAGTAGAGAGGATGTGATTCGGATGGGTATTGGGAATTACAATGAAGAGTGTAGGGGAATTGTGCAGAGGTATGTTAGTGAGTGGGAGAAAACGGTGGTTAGGATGGGGCGGTGGATTGATTTTAGGAACGATTATAAGACAATGGATTTGAATTTCATGGAAACTGTGTGGTGGACTTTTGCGCAGCTGTATCAGAAAGGTCTTGTATATAGAGGTTTTAAG GTGATGCCATACAGTACAGGTTGCAAAACTCCATTGTCTAATTTTGAAGCCAATTCCAACTACAAGGAAGTCCCAGATCCTGAAATAATGGTATCCTTTCCAATAATTGATGATTCAGATGGTGCATGTTTTGTGGCATGGACCACAACTCCTTGGACTTTACCTAGCAACCTTGCACTTTGCGTCAATGCCAATCTTGTGTACGTGAAGGTCCGCAACAAGTTCAATGGAAAAGTTTATGTGGTTGCAGAATCTCGATTGGCAGAGCTTCCTTTCGAAAAGGCAAAAAAAGGATTACCTGATGGAGTTGTTGGTGTTTCTGAAAATTCAAACCCAAAGGCCAAATCTGCTGGCGCAAAAACAAAGAATGTTGATACTTATGAAATGTTGGATAAGTGTACTGGAGCTTCACTTGTTGGAAAGAAATATATCCCATTGTTTGATTATTTCAAGGATTTCTCTCATGTGGCATTCAGAGTTGTTGCAGATGACTATGTAACTAATGATAGTGGTACTGGAATTGTCCACTGTGCTCCTGCATTTGGTGAAGATGATTACCGTGTTTGTATGCAGAATGACATAATTAGCAAGGGGGAGAACCTTATTGTTGCAGTGGATGATGATGGTTGTTTCACTGAGAGAATCACTGACTTCAGCAGGCGATATGTAAAGGATGCAGATAAAGATATTATTCAAGCAGTGAAGTCGAAAGACAGGCTTGTCAAATCTGGAAGCTTTACTCATAGTTATCCTTTTTGTTGGAGATCAGACACTCCTCTGATCTACAGAGCTGTACCCAGCTGGTTTGTTGCTGTGGAGAAGATAAAGGATCAATTGCTTGAGAACAACAAACAGACATACTGGGTCCCTGattttgtgaaggaaaaacGCTTTCATAATTGGCTAGAAAATGCTCGAGATTGGGCTGTCAGTCGAAGTAGGTTTTGGGGTACTCCGCTTCCTATATGGATCAGTGATGATAGTGAGGAGATTGTGGTCATGGATTCCATCGAAAAACTTGAAAAACTTTCTGGTGCTAAGGTGACAGACTTGCATCGTCATAAAATTGACCATATCACTATCCCTTCAAGTCGAGGACCTGAATTTGGTGTCCTTCGACGAGTCGAGGATGTGTTTGATTGCTGGTTTGAGAGCGGATCCATGCCTTATGCTTATATCCATTATCCATTCGAAAatgttgaattatttgagaaaaatttCCCTGGACATTTCGTGGCTGAGGGGCTAGATCAAACTCGTGGATGGTTCTATACTCTCATGGTTCTGTCGActgcaatttttggaaaaccagCTTTCAAAAATCTCATTTGTAATGGGCTTGTACTGGCTGAGGACGGGAAGAAGATGAGTAAGAGATTGAAGAATTATCCTGCACCATCAGAAGTCATAGATGATTATGGAGCTGATGCATTGAGACTGTACATTATTAACTCCCCGGTTGTTCGTGCTGAACCTTTGCGCTTTAAAAAGGATGGAGTTTATGGGGTGGTAAAAGATGTCTTCTTGCCATGGTATAATGCCTATAGGTTCCTTCTGCAAAATGCTAAAAGACTTGAAGTTGAAGGACTTGCACCATTTGCACCCATTGACCAACAAATTCTTCAGCAGTCATCCAATGTACTCGACCAATGGATTAACTCAGCAACACATAGTTTGGTTCACTTTGTGCGGCAAGAAATGGATGCTTATAGGCTTTACACAGTTGTTCCTTATCTACTTAAGTTTTTGGACACCTTGACAAATATTTATGTGCGATTTAATCGAAAAAGACTGAAAGGTCGCACAGGAGAAGAGGATTGCAGAACTGCTCTTTCTACTCTTTATCATGTACTTCTAACTGCATGTAAATCAATGGCTCCATTCACACCATTCTTCACTGAAGTTCTGTATCAGAACTTGAGGAAAGTTACCAATGGTTCAGAAGAGAGCATTCACTATTGCAAATTTCCAGAAGTAGAAGGCAAAAGAGGGGATCGTATTGAAGAAAGTGTCAATCGGATGATGACAATAATAGATCTTGCACGCAACATTCGTGAGCGTCACAACAAACCTCTTAAAGCACCGCTGAGGGAGATGGTGATTGTGCATCCTGATACAGAATTTCTTGATGATATTACGGGCAAATTAAGAGAATATGTTCTCGAAGAACTTAATGTGAAGTCTTTAGTCCCATGCAACGACACTTTGAAGTATGCTTCCTTGTGTGCAGAACCTGATTTTAGTGTGTTGGGAAAAAGGCTAGGAAAATCGATGGGAATTGTTGCGAAAGAGGTGAAGTCGATGGCAACTGAAAATATCTTAGCTTTGGAGAAAGCAGGAGAGGTTACTATTGCCACACATGTCTTGAAGCTTAGTGATATCAAGATAACAAGGAAGTTCAGGTATCCTGATAATGTGAAAGAAGAGGAAATGGACGCAGCTGGTGATGGTGATGTTTTGGTTGTATTGGACTTGCGTGGGGACGATTCGCTGTTCGAGGCTGGAGTTGCTCGAGAAGTTGTAAATCGCATTCAAAAGCTGCGAAAGAAAATTGGCCTTGAACCTACTGACATAGTAGAGGTCTTCTATAAATCACTGGACAATGATAAAACAGTTTTGCAAGAAATACTAAAATCTCAGGAACAATACATTCGGGAGGTGCTCGGGTCTTCCTTGTTACCATCTGATCTACTCCCACCTGGTGCATTGATTCTTACCGAAGAGAGTTTTCATGGGATTTCAAATCTCTCCTTCACTATTATCTTGACTAGACCTACTTTAGTATTCAACTCTGATGCCATTTCTGCATTATATGCTGGCAGTACCAAGTTTGCACGGGGATTGCAAGCTTATTTGCTGATGCGAGATTACAATAATCTGAGAGGAGAGTTTCAACTAGGAAAGGGTATGATTAATGTCAACTGCATCGAAGGTCAACCTCCGGTCGATGTGCTGGTCGGAGAACATGTGTTTTTGAGCTTTGGTGATTATATCTCGAGCACTAGGAGAACTCAGTGA
- the LOC140887703 gene encoding uncharacterized protein yields the protein MEVNRFTIGGAPLSVFNSINSSFISASKFCPSISSSSCSFKPKCCYGNGMNVDSDDDEPVTASMAYAILGTQPHCSPAQLKAAFRIKVKQFHPDVMRDGQNSDAMIRRVIQAYEILSNYSKSEIIERECMDPFDQPESEAIDLFVNEVLCIGKGCPYSCVNSAPHAFKFSSLSGSASAASQGHDENYRVRLAVSQCPRSCIHYVTPSQRIILEELLAGIIGMPYDTSAEADLLYSLIVKAKYQNNRYTSPKNKNAKVSSKHVDWF from the exons ATGGAAGTGAATCGATTTACGATTGGAGGAGCGCCGCTCTCAGTCTTCAACTCCATCAACAGCTCATTCATTTCTGCCTCTAAATTCTGCCCCtccatttcttcttcttcttgctCCTTCAAACCCAAGTGTTGTTACGGTAATGGGATGAACGTGGATTCAGATGATGATGAGCCTGTCACGGCTTCTATGGCGTATGCTATCCTGGGAACGCAACCGCATTGCTCTCCTGCACAACTTAAAGCCGCTTTTCGGATCAAA GTTAAACAGTTTCATCCAGATGTAATGAGAGATGGGCAAAATTCGGATGCAATGATTCGTCGAGTGATTCAAGCTTATGAG ATTCTATCAAACTACAGCAAATCAGAAATTATTGAGAG GGAATGTATGGATCCATTCGATCAACCAGAATCCGAGGCTATTGATCTCTTTGTGAACGAGGTTCTTTGCATTGGCAAAG GCTGTCCATATTCTTGCGTGAATAGTGCTCCTCATGCTTTCAAATTTTCTTCACTATCTGGATCAGCATCTGCTGCTTCTCAAG GCCACGATGAAAATTATCGAGTTCGGCTTGCCGTGAGTCAGTGTCCAAGAAGTTGTATTCATTATGTTACGCCATCTCAGAGAATTATTCTAGAGGAGCTTCTTGCCGG CATAATAGGCATGCCATATGATACTTCAGCTGAGGCAGACTTGCTGTATTCCCTGATTGTTAAAGCGAAGTATCAGAATAATCGCTACACAAGTCCGAAGAACAAGAACGCTAAGGTCTCGAGTAAGCATGTCGATTGGTTCTAA